A stretch of the Planktothricoides raciborskii GIHE-MW2 genome encodes the following:
- a CDS encoding cobalt-precorrin-6A reductase produces MMGNFPLTSQKKTNQKRVLILGGTGEAAELTTKIEQIPGVEAIASFAGRTEKTRAEINPVSSTNQRNPVSSRNRVSTRTGGFGGVNGLVDYLRQERIDILIDVTHPFAAQISFNAAQAADECGIPRLMLVRPAWEKQPGDNWISVANNQAAAEALPGLAERIFLTIGRQELSAYAHLKTIWFLMRMIDPPAADVPVPPGKLLLERGPFSLTQERSLLQEYQIGAIVSKNSGGDATYAKIVAARELGIPVVMVQRPSVPEGEKVADVERVLEWLKNRC; encoded by the coding sequence ATGATGGGCAATTTTCCCTTGACCAGTCAGAAAAAGACCAATCAGAAAAGAGTGTTGATTTTAGGGGGTACTGGAGAAGCCGCAGAATTAACGACTAAAATTGAGCAAATTCCCGGTGTAGAAGCGATCGCATCTTTTGCCGGTCGCACAGAAAAAACTAGGGCTGAAATAAACCCGGTTTCTTCAACCAACCAAAGAAACCCGGTTTCTTCAAGAAACCGGGTTTCTACTCGCACCGGGGGATTTGGCGGTGTAAATGGGTTAGTCGATTATCTGCGGCAAGAACGAATTGATATTTTAATTGATGTTACTCATCCTTTTGCTGCCCAAATTTCTTTTAATGCCGCTCAAGCAGCCGATGAATGTGGCATTCCTCGCTTAATGTTAGTCCGTCCCGCTTGGGAAAAACAGCCGGGAGACAATTGGATTTCGGTGGCAAATAATCAAGCCGCAGCAGAGGCTTTACCTGGGTTAGCCGAACGGATATTTCTCACTATTGGTCGGCAAGAACTTTCCGCTTATGCCCATTTAAAAACTATCTGGTTTTTGATGCGAATGATCGATCCACCGGCAGCAGATGTTCCCGTACCACCGGGTAAGTTACTGTTAGAAAGAGGGCCTTTTTCTTTGACACAAGAGCGATCGCTTTTGCAAGAATATCAAATCGGCGCGATCGTCAGTAAAAATAGTGGCGGGGATGCCACTTATGCCAAAATCGTCGCCGCACGAGAGTTAGGAATTCCGGTGGTAATGGTGCAACGGCCATCGGTTCCCGAAGGGGAAAAAGTGGCGGATGTAGAAAGGGTTTTAGAGTGGTTGAAGAACCGATGCTAA
- the ntrB gene encoding nitrate ABC transporter permease — MTAINRNRRSRLPLFLPKPIRNFLQNTSPKLVRPLIALAIVMVVWQILCPPGSKGLPGPMQVLADTWNPYLINPFFDNGGTDKGLALQIFASLQRVAIGFSLSAVVGITLGIVIGINKLIYEAVDPIFQVLRTIPPLAWLPIALAAFQQSNPSAIFVIFITSIWPIIINTTAGVQQLPQDYRNVARVLQLSGFEYFLNIVFPATVPYIFTGLRIGIGLSWLAIVAAEMLVGGVGIGFFIWDAYNNSLISQIILALVYVGVVGLLLDRFVAYIGSIVVPKEQQK, encoded by the coding sequence ATGACTGCTATCAACAGAAACAGACGTTCCAGGCTGCCCCTATTTTTGCCCAAGCCAATCCGCAATTTTCTCCAAAACACTTCCCCAAAGCTGGTTAGACCCCTAATCGCTCTTGCGATCGTAATGGTGGTATGGCAAATTCTCTGTCCTCCTGGCTCAAAAGGATTGCCTGGACCGATGCAAGTGCTGGCTGACACTTGGAATCCTTATTTGATTAATCCCTTTTTTGACAACGGCGGCACCGATAAAGGTCTAGCTTTGCAAATTTTTGCCAGCTTACAGCGGGTGGCGATCGGTTTTTCCCTGTCTGCGGTGGTTGGCATCACCCTAGGCATTGTCATCGGTATTAATAAACTAATCTACGAAGCCGTAGACCCGATTTTTCAAGTGTTGCGAACCATTCCTCCCTTGGCTTGGCTGCCTATTGCCCTCGCTGCTTTTCAGCAAAGCAATCCCTCAGCTATTTTTGTCATATTTATTACTTCGATTTGGCCGATCATTATCAATACAACGGCGGGAGTTCAACAACTACCACAAGACTACCGAAATGTGGCTAGAGTTCTCCAATTATCTGGTTTTGAATATTTCTTGAATATCGTATTTCCGGCGACAGTTCCCTATATTTTTACCGGGTTGAGAATTGGCATCGGCTTGTCTTGGTTAGCAATTGTGGCAGCGGAAATGCTGGTCGGTGGCGTTGGTATCGGTTTCTTTATTTGGGATGCCTACAATAATTCTCTGATTAGTCAGATTATATTGGCGTTGGTTTATGTAGGAGTTGTCGGTTTGTTGTTGGACAGATTTGTGGCCTATATCGGTTCTATTGTGGTGCCGAAAGAACAACAAAAATAG
- the cobG gene encoding precorrin-3B synthase, producing MNWLVKPNVCPGLFYGTPAQDGFLIRIRTPGGWLNAEQVHAIANLLARWHTTIQVTNRANLQIRAVQTSPTLEDFQTLQKLGLAAQNPQIDHLRNIMCSPTAGIDPQELIDPRPLVQELDHFIQNHPAITALSPKFSIGIDSGGSVGIGMRSPRPWEHRYNEIQLSAIALENQPENQPDLTPGVYYRLSLGGDRQLDDTNVVIKPENCISLVAALVQVYLDYVQKNPETTAKKGKKSRMKHLLKDWGIAKYVEKVQGHLVSHLGGHPLPQIVTESVLPSQPYNHLGIHHQKQAGLSYIGLGLRLGKLTAEQLWALVEISETFGSGQLRLTPWQTILIPNIPNEKVSELLPKLTSLGLSPDRGWDDGIVACAGKPGCAAAATQTQVHALILADYLRARFSISPPFEGGDQGGVNIHVTGCPKSCAQPSPAEITLLGTTIEQNGEILEGYEVYVGDEKDSFKTQIFQGNFAEILPRLEDFLRQNQLNLKKSQKNWLV from the coding sequence GTGAATTGGTTAGTTAAACCGAATGTTTGTCCAGGGTTATTTTACGGCACTCCTGCCCAAGATGGCTTTTTAATTCGCATCCGCACCCCTGGGGGTTGGCTGAATGCGGAACAGGTTCACGCGATCGCTAATTTGCTCGCCCGGTGGCATACTACAATACAAGTGACTAATCGGGCAAATCTGCAAATTCGTGCCGTGCAAACATCGCCCACCTTAGAAGATTTTCAAACTTTACAAAAGTTAGGATTAGCTGCCCAGAATCCGCAGATCGATCATCTGCGGAATATTATGTGTAGTCCTACCGCTGGTATTGACCCTCAAGAATTAATCGATCCTCGGCCTTTAGTCCAAGAATTAGATCATTTTATTCAGAATCATCCGGCAATTACCGCCCTGAGTCCTAAATTTAGTATTGGCATTGATAGCGGAGGTTCCGTAGGCATTGGGATGCGATCGCCCCGCCCCTGGGAACACCGCTATAACGAAATTCAGCTATCAGCAATTGCCTTAGAAAATCAACCGGAAAATCAACCGGATTTAACCCCAGGGGTTTACTATCGATTGTCCCTGGGAGGCGATCGGCAATTGGATGATACCAATGTAGTGATTAAACCAGAAAATTGTATATCCTTAGTCGCTGCCCTAGTCCAAGTTTATCTGGATTATGTACAGAAAAATCCAGAAACGACAGCTAAAAAAGGCAAAAAAAGTCGGATGAAACACTTGTTAAAAGATTGGGGCATTGCCAAATATGTTGAAAAAGTTCAGGGGCATTTAGTTTCTCATTTAGGGGGGCATCCCTTACCTCAAATTGTTACTGAATCAGTATTACCAAGTCAGCCCTATAATCATCTGGGGATTCACCACCAAAAGCAGGCCGGATTATCCTATATTGGCTTAGGTTTAAGATTAGGAAAACTAACGGCGGAGCAACTGTGGGCATTAGTAGAAATTTCAGAAACTTTTGGCAGCGGTCAGTTGCGATTAACGCCTTGGCAGACTATTTTAATTCCGAATATCCCGAATGAAAAAGTGTCAGAATTGTTGCCCAAATTGACATCATTAGGATTGTCCCCAGACCGGGGATGGGATGATGGGATTGTTGCTTGTGCGGGAAAACCTGGTTGTGCAGCAGCGGCAACTCAAACCCAAGTTCATGCTTTAATCTTGGCAGATTATTTGCGCGCTCGCTTCTCCATCAGCCCCCCCTTTGAAGGGGGGGATCAAGGGGGGGTGAATATTCATGTTACAGGTTGTCCTAAATCCTGTGCTCAACCGAGTCCAGCCGAAATTACCCTTTTAGGCACGACCATTGAGCAAAATGGCGAAATACTTGAAGGCTATGAAGTCTATGTGGGGGATGAGAAAGACTCGTTCAAGACTCAAATTTTCCAGGGCAATTTTGCGGAAATTCTTCCCAGGCTAGAAGATTTTTTGCGCCAAAATCAATTAAACTTAAAAAAATCACAGAAAAATTGGCTCGTGTAG
- a CDS encoding Uma2 family endonuclease: MTYSPLKSLNSQSTFGKNLPPLENGDRLIRPEFERRYQAMPGVKKAELIEGVVYMASPLRFKSHAEPHGRIITWLGAYQAATPQVEMGIEPTIRLDIDNEPQPDGVLRISQESGGKSSLTADGYLEGSPELVVEIAASSAAIDLADKKRAYRRSGIQEYIVWQVFEQKIDWFGLEQGDYVTLPPNQQGIICSSKMFPGLWLDVTAILSGNMLQVLTTLQTGINSAAHQEFLQQLIALKPESSTRIINQNQPE; encoded by the coding sequence ATGACTTATTCACCGCTGAAATCCTTAAATTCTCAGTCTACCTTCGGCAAAAATTTGCCACCTTTAGAAAATGGCGATCGCTTAATTCGTCCTGAATTTGAGCGTCGTTATCAGGCGATGCCGGGAGTCAAAAAAGCCGAATTAATCGAAGGAGTCGTTTACATGGCATCCCCATTACGTTTTAAATCCCATGCCGAACCCCACGGACGAATTATCACTTGGCTGGGAGCCTATCAAGCGGCTACACCTCAAGTGGAGATGGGCATTGAGCCAACGATTCGGTTAGATATCGACAATGAACCACAACCAGATGGGGTATTAAGAATTAGCCAAGAAAGTGGCGGCAAATCAAGTTTAACTGCCGATGGATATCTAGAGGGATCTCCAGAGTTGGTGGTAGAAATTGCCGCCAGTAGTGCCGCGATCGATTTAGCGGATAAAAAACGAGCCTATCGGCGCAGTGGTATTCAAGAATATATAGTTTGGCAAGTATTTGAGCAAAAAATTGATTGGTTTGGTTTAGAACAAGGGGATTATGTGACGTTGCCACCAAATCAACAAGGGATAATTTGCTCTAGTAAGATGTTTCCCGGATTGTGGTTAGATGTTACTGCCATTTTGTCAGGAAATATGCTGCAAGTTTTGACGACGTTACAAACAGGTATCAATTCGGCGGCGCATCAAGAATTTCTCCAGCAATTAATCGCACTCAAACCAGAATCATCAACCAGAATCATCAACCAGAATCAACCAGAATAA
- a CDS encoding precorrin-8X methylmutase, whose amino-acid sequence MIDYIKNGEEIYRKSFAIIRAEAKLEKLSEDLAHVAVRLIHSCGMTDIVEDLAASPDAVQVGRNALSQGASILCDSQMVANGITKARLPKNNPIICTLNHPEVPAIAKKINNTRSAAALEFWQPYLAGSVVAIGNAPTALFRLLELLDEGVAKPALILGFPVGFVGAAESKVELAANSRGVPFITLHGRRGGSAIAAAAVNALAKENEL is encoded by the coding sequence ATGATTGATTACATTAAAAATGGCGAAGAAATTTATCGTAAATCTTTTGCGATAATTCGCGCTGAAGCTAAATTAGAAAAGTTATCTGAAGATTTAGCTCATGTAGCGGTTCGGCTAATTCACTCCTGTGGCATGACCGATATTGTAGAAGATTTAGCCGCGTCACCAGATGCGGTACAAGTGGGACGAAATGCCCTATCTCAGGGGGCGTCGATTCTTTGTGATTCTCAGATGGTAGCTAATGGGATTACTAAGGCTCGTTTGCCGAAAAATAATCCGATTATTTGCACTTTGAATCATCCAGAAGTTCCGGCGATCGCCAAGAAAATTAATAATACCCGGTCAGCGGCAGCTTTAGAATTTTGGCAACCTTATTTAGCCGGATCTGTGGTGGCGATTGGCAATGCACCAACGGCGCTATTTAGATTATTAGAATTGCTAGATGAAGGAGTCGCAAAACCGGCATTGATTTTAGGTTTTCCCGTGGGATTTGTAGGCGCGGCAGAATCCAAAGTCGAATTAGCCGCTAATAGTCGCGGTGTGCCATTTATTACTCTGCACGGACGCAGAGGTGGAAGTGCGATCGCGGCAGCGGCAGTCAATGCGTTAGCAAAAGAGAATGAATTATGA
- a CDS encoding nitrate ABC transporter ATP-binding protein (This model describes the ATP binding subunits of ATP-binding cassette (ABC) transporters for nitrate transport, or for bicarbonate transport, in bacteria and archaea.) gives MSVFVEVDHIDKIFRLDNGGSYIALKNIQLKINQGEFISLIGHSGCGKSTLLNMIAGLDQPSTGGVILEGRQVKGPGPDRMVVFQNYSLLPWLTVRQNIGLAVNRVLRHQPKGERRGIVEHHIDLVGLRHAADKRPGELSGGMKQRVAIARALAIRPKLLLLDEPFGALDALTRGGLQEKLMQICQESNVTAIMVTHDVDEALLLSDRIVMLTNGPESHIGRILEVPIPRPRERMEVVKHPSYYGLRSEIIDFLNQQKRDKQRKAKQSKSIAIETKKPGFLKQPGFSQQAQVLEKVSLDIGFLPVTDCAPLIVAKEKGFFQKHGLENVNLVREKSWPAIASGISSGSLDAAMMAAAMPLALTIGMGKQSSNRLPVPVVTAMVLSRNGNAITLSKRFYQQGVRTLADFKAAIAANPDRVSTLGVPNQASIHNLILRYWLASGGIDPDLDVNLTVVPPQEMTANLKQGNLDGYCAGEPWNTGAIQQELGFAIATDLDIWPGHPEKVLGVREEWANKYPETHIALLKALMEACEYCDDFRHRSEIATMLSQPQYIGGDIGCDIAWVAPGFAEPYHLGTDAEPQILRQYHQFHVDHSNCPGRVEGLWILTQLARWGITPFPKNWISVLERLRRVDLYGEAARQLGWPDTEPNRQSFQLFDRMVFNPDDPIGYLQRLTIKRDIRIEEVFLDAETTSETTKAL, from the coding sequence ATGTCAGTATTTGTTGAAGTCGATCACATTGATAAGATTTTTCGTTTGGACAACGGCGGTAGCTATATCGCACTGAAGAATATTCAATTAAAAATTAATCAAGGAGAATTTATCTCCTTAATCGGGCATTCTGGTTGTGGCAAGTCTACTCTGCTAAATATGATTGCCGGTTTGGATCAACCTTCTACCGGAGGAGTGATTCTGGAAGGGCGACAAGTAAAAGGCCCAGGTCCCGATCGCATGGTGGTGTTTCAAAATTATTCCCTGTTGCCTTGGTTGACGGTACGCCAAAATATTGGTCTGGCGGTGAATCGAGTTTTGCGACATCAGCCGAAAGGGGAAAGGCGGGGAATTGTCGAACACCATATCGATTTGGTGGGATTGCGACACGCTGCGGACAAGCGACCGGGAGAATTGTCCGGGGGGATGAAACAACGGGTGGCGATCGCCCGTGCCCTGGCAATTCGTCCGAAATTGCTGCTGCTTGATGAACCCTTCGGCGCCTTAGACGCTTTGACAAGAGGCGGTTTGCAGGAAAAATTAATGCAAATTTGCCAAGAAAGTAATGTCACTGCGATTATGGTGACGCACGATGTAGACGAAGCCTTATTGCTATCCGATCGCATCGTGATGTTGACAAATGGCCCGGAATCTCACATCGGTCGGATTTTAGAAGTTCCCATTCCTCGCCCCCGCGAACGGATGGAAGTAGTTAAGCATCCCAGCTATTACGGCTTGCGAAGTGAAATAATTGATTTCCTCAATCAGCAAAAGCGGGATAAACAACGCAAGGCAAAACAATCCAAATCGATCGCGATCGAGACCAAGAAACCCGGTTTCTTGAAGCAACCGGGTTTCTCCCAGCAGGCACAAGTCCTGGAAAAAGTTAGCCTCGATATCGGCTTTTTGCCGGTGACTGACTGCGCCCCTTTAATCGTGGCCAAAGAAAAAGGCTTTTTCCAAAAACACGGCTTAGAAAACGTCAATCTGGTTCGGGAAAAAAGCTGGCCGGCGATCGCTTCTGGGATTTCCTCTGGCAGCTTGGATGCGGCGATGATGGCGGCAGCGATGCCCCTCGCCTTGACTATCGGCATGGGCAAGCAATCTTCCAATCGACTGCCTGTTCCTGTCGTCACCGCAATGGTTCTCTCCCGCAATGGCAATGCGATTACTTTGAGCAAGCGGTTTTACCAGCAAGGGGTGCGAACTCTGGCAGATTTCAAAGCAGCGATCGCGGCAAATCCCGATCGGGTCAGTACCCTGGGTGTTCCTAACCAAGCCTCAATTCATAACTTAATCCTGCGCTACTGGCTGGCATCTGGGGGCATCGACCCGGATTTAGATGTGAATTTAACGGTGGTGCCGCCGCAGGAAATGACCGCCAATCTGAAGCAAGGGAATCTTGACGGCTATTGTGCTGGGGAGCCCTGGAACACCGGCGCTATCCAACAAGAATTGGGATTTGCGATCGCCACCGATCTGGATATTTGGCCCGGTCATCCAGAAAAAGTCTTGGGGGTGCGCGAGGAATGGGCAAATAAATATCCCGAAACTCATATCGCCCTTCTCAAAGCCTTAATGGAAGCTTGCGAATACTGCGACGATTTCCGGCACCGTTCGGAAATCGCCACAATGCTGTCTCAGCCCCAATATATCGGCGGCGATATCGGCTGCGATATCGCCTGGGTAGCGCCCGGATTCGCCGAACCCTACCACTTGGGAACCGATGCAGAACCCCAGATCCTACGGCAATACCACCAATTTCATGTGGATCATAGCAACTGTCCTGGGCGGGTCGAGGGATTATGGATTCTCACCCAACTCGCTCGCTGGGGAATTACTCCATTTCCGAAAAACTGGATTTCTGTTCTGGAACGATTGCGCCGGGTGGACTTGTACGGCGAAGCCGCCCGTCAATTAGGTTGGCCAGATACCGAACCCAATCGCCAATCATTTCAACTCTTCGATCGCATGGTGTTCAACCCTGACGATCCGATTGGCTACCTCCAGCGCCTCACCATCAAGCGCGACATTCGCATCGAAGAAGTTTTCCTCGATGCTGAAACCACTTCTGAAACCACTAAAGCTTTGTAG
- the cbiE gene encoding precorrin-6y C5,15-methyltransferase (decarboxylating) subunit CbiE, whose product MEKWLSIVGIGEDGLEGLNQVGRSLLSQASVIVGGERHLAMLPPEDCREKLVWRTPIQDSVNEIIRRRGQRVCVLASGDPMWYGIGVTLTRHIPMTEITIIPSVSTLSLACSRLGWSLTEVETVSLCGRPPALLNAWVYPGAKLLVLSESGQTPAIVAEILTQQGFGDSLMVVLEHLGGKRERLIEGTAASWNAKDIAKDIADLNAIAINCRRNPVSSRNRVSLIGRLPGLPDTAYHHDGQLTKREVRAITLTALAPNPGQLLWDVGAGCGSIGIEWMRCDRRCRSIAIEHHPSRLQYIADNASALGTPDLQIVAGIAPAALKDLPQPDAIFIGGGITVPELFETCWSALRSGGRLVANAVTVESELILFQWHSQLGGELTRIGIQRAEPVGKFLGWKAMAPITQWTVQKP is encoded by the coding sequence ATGGAGAAATGGCTATCGATTGTCGGCATTGGTGAAGATGGCTTAGAGGGATTAAACCAGGTGGGGCGAAGTCTTCTTTCCCAGGCATCGGTAATTGTTGGCGGTGAACGTCATTTAGCCATGTTGCCCCCAGAGGATTGTCGAGAAAAGTTGGTCTGGAGAACGCCGATCCAAGACTCCGTGAATGAGATTATTCGCCGTCGCGGTCAAAGGGTCTGTGTTTTAGCTAGTGGCGATCCTATGTGGTATGGCATTGGCGTCACCCTGACTCGGCACATTCCTATGACAGAAATCACGATTATTCCATCGGTTTCTACCTTAAGTCTGGCCTGTAGTCGCTTGGGGTGGTCCCTGACCGAGGTGGAAACCGTGAGTTTATGCGGTCGTCCTCCGGCTTTATTGAATGCCTGGGTTTATCCAGGGGCAAAACTTTTAGTCCTGAGTGAGAGCGGCCAAACTCCGGCTATTGTGGCGGAAATTCTTACTCAGCAGGGCTTTGGCGATAGTCTTATGGTGGTTTTAGAGCATCTAGGAGGGAAGCGCGAAAGGTTAATTGAAGGCACCGCTGCATCTTGGAATGCCAAAGATATTGCCAAAGATATTGCCGACTTGAATGCGATCGCGATTAACTGTAGAAGAAACCCGGTTTCTTCAAGAAACCGGGTTTCTCTAATTGGGCGCTTGCCCGGACTGCCGGACACAGCCTATCACCATGATGGACAGTTAACAAAAAGAGAAGTGCGGGCGATTACCCTGACAGCTTTAGCCCCTAACCCTGGACAACTGTTGTGGGACGTAGGTGCCGGTTGTGGTTCTATTGGCATTGAGTGGATGCGCTGCGATCGCCGTTGCCGGAGTATTGCGATCGAACATCACCCCAGCCGATTGCAATACATTGCCGATAATGCCAGCGCCTTGGGTACTCCCGATTTGCAAATTGTCGCAGGAATTGCACCCGCTGCCCTGAAAGATTTACCTCAACCAGATGCGATTTTTATTGGCGGTGGCATCACCGTCCCAGAATTGTTTGAAACCTGCTGGTCGGCACTGCGATCTGGCGGTCGTCTTGTCGCCAATGCGGTTACAGTAGAAAGCGAATTAATCTTATTTCAATGGCATAGTCAATTAGGGGGAGAACTAACCAGAATTGGCATTCAAAGAGCCGAACCTGTGGGCAAGTTTTTAGGCTGGAAAGCGATGGCTCCCATAACCCAGTGGACTGTACAAAAACCATAG
- a CDS encoding ABC transporter ATP-binding protein (This model describes the ATP binding subunits of ATP-binding cassette (ABC) transporters for nitrate transport, or for bicarbonate transport, in bacteria and archaea.): protein MQIQTLPTTNPTTNPLASREAFLAIDNVSKVYDTAKGSYPVLENVNLTVSEGEFICLIGHSGCGKSTLLNMVAGFLHPSEGEVRLRNQRIAKPGLDRMMVFQNYCLLPWKTAFENVYLAVKSAYPKKSHAERVAIAEEHLAMVGLTEARHKRPGQMSGGMKQRVAIARALAIRPEVLILDEPFGALDAITKEELQEELLQIWQDHPCTVLMITHDIDEALFLADKLVMMTNGPAAKIGEVLEIPFPRPRVRTQVMDDPRYKELRNSALDFLFHRFAHSEEPAPTIAVNSVSPSSEYASNASNASNASNASNASNALRAFSLRNGSIALAATASICLLGSVLYAQLQNNQLQRGNADKITPAPQVSAPSAISQSESLPPIASDPATQPSEITTNQPETTATPSISSPSVTSVTPEITDPTQISELNWKLYDLIDQNWQQFPTFTEDLIYLVKVNSSGDIFSYQPSNQAASDYLQETPFPDLVDTANPAATSDSQAPLASFQVVLTPTGELEVTPVVQP from the coding sequence ATGCAAATCCAAACCTTACCGACAACTAACCCGACAACTAACCCTCTGGCAAGTCGCGAAGCATTTCTGGCGATCGATAACGTTTCCAAGGTTTATGACACCGCCAAAGGATCTTATCCTGTCCTGGAAAATGTCAATCTCACCGTGTCTGAAGGCGAGTTTATCTGCTTGATCGGACATTCTGGCTGTGGCAAATCCACCCTACTGAATATGGTGGCGGGTTTTCTCCACCCCAGCGAGGGAGAGGTGCGCCTACGCAACCAGCGCATCGCCAAACCTGGCCTCGATCGCATGATGGTGTTTCAAAACTATTGCCTTTTGCCTTGGAAAACGGCGTTTGAAAATGTTTACCTGGCAGTCAAGTCGGCCTATCCCAAAAAATCCCACGCTGAAAGAGTGGCGATCGCCGAAGAACACTTGGCAATGGTCGGACTCACCGAAGCCCGACACAAGCGTCCCGGACAAATGTCTGGGGGGATGAAACAGCGGGTGGCGATCGCTCGGGCTTTGGCCATTCGCCCCGAAGTCCTAATTCTCGACGAACCCTTCGGCGCCCTCGACGCCATCACCAAAGAAGAATTACAAGAAGAACTGCTGCAAATTTGGCAAGACCATCCCTGTACCGTTTTGATGATTACCCATGACATTGACGAGGCATTGTTTCTCGCGGATAAATTGGTAATGATGACTAACGGGCCTGCGGCTAAAATTGGCGAAGTGCTGGAAATCCCTTTTCCCCGTCCTCGCGTCAGAACTCAGGTCATGGACGATCCCCGTTACAAGGAACTGCGTAACAGTGCTTTGGACTTCTTGTTCCACAGGTTTGCTCACAGTGAAGAACCCGCCCCCACGATAGCGGTAAATTCCGTCAGTCCCAGTTCAGAATATGCTTCCAATGCTTCCAATGCTTCCAATGCTTCCAATGCTTCCAATGCTTCCAATGCTTTAAGAGCGTTTTCTCTCCGCAATGGCTCGATTGCTTTAGCCGCCACCGCTTCGATTTGTTTGTTGGGTTCTGTGCTTTATGCCCAGTTACAAAATAACCAGTTACAACGAGGCAATGCTGACAAGATTACCCCGGCACCGCAGGTTTCCGCACCGAGTGCGATCTCTCAAAGCGAATCGCTGCCGCCAATCGCTTCTGACCCCGCGACGCAGCCATCAGAAATAACAACTAATCAGCCAGAAACCACAGCCACACCCAGCATCTCCTCACCATCGGTGACATCTGTAACCCCAGAAATTACCGATCCGACTCAAATTTCTGAATTGAACTGGAAACTGTACGATCTCATCGACCAAAATTGGCAGCAATTCCCCACTTTCACCGAGGATTTGATTTACTTGGTCAAAGTTAACTCATCTGGGGATATCTTTAGCTACCAGCCCAGCAATCAAGCCGCATCAGACTATCTCCAAGAAACGCCTTTCCCGGATTTGGTCGATACCGCCAACCCCGCAGCCACTTCAGATTCACAAGCACCTTTGGCTTCTTTCCAAGTGGTACTCACCCCTACAGGTGAGTTGGAAGTCACGCCCGTTGTTCAACCTTGA
- the cobI gene encoding precorrin-2 C(20)-methyltransferase: MTELGKLGKLYGLGIGPGDPELLTLKAHRILTTVPVIAYPTLENGKVFARGIVAEFIRPDQIEIPMPLPFSVKRSSQPHYDMAAANIAEHLSAGRDVAVLCLGDPMLYGTFMYIFNRLSGGFSVEVVPGISSVMASAAMLGVPITYRNDVFAIMPATLEAEILRDRLSVVDAAAIIKLGRHFAKVRQILDELGLLDRALYIERATLPNQKIIPIREVDPAAATYWALILIPSQTKPQ, from the coding sequence ATGACTGAATTAGGCAAATTAGGCAAACTTTACGGATTGGGAATTGGCCCAGGGGATCCAGAATTGCTCACCCTTAAAGCCCACCGGATTTTGACAACGGTTCCGGTGATTGCTTATCCGACTTTAGAGAATGGCAAAGTTTTCGCCCGGGGGATCGTGGCTGAATTTATTCGCCCTGACCAAATAGAAATTCCTATGCCATTGCCCTTTAGTGTGAAACGCAGTTCTCAGCCCCATTATGATATGGCTGCGGCAAATATTGCCGAACATCTCAGTGCCGGGCGAGATGTGGCCGTCTTATGTCTAGGCGATCCCATGTTATATGGCACGTTTATGTATATTTTTAATCGCTTATCGGGGGGGTTTTCCGTGGAAGTTGTACCGGGAATTTCTTCGGTAATGGCTAGTGCGGCGATGCTGGGCGTTCCTATTACTTATCGCAATGATGTATTTGCCATTATGCCTGCCACATTAGAGGCGGAAATTTTGCGTGATCGCCTATCCGTGGTCGATGCTGCTGCCATTATTAAATTAGGCAGACATTTTGCCAAAGTTCGGCAAATTCTCGATGAGTTAGGCTTGTTGGATCGCGCCCTTTATATTGAACGAGCTACCTTGCCCAATCAAAAAATTATTCCCATTCGGGAAGTCGATCCAGCAGCGGCTACCTACTGGGCTTTAATTCTGATTCCTAGCCAAACCAAACCCCAATAA